One genomic segment of Hymenobacter psoromatis includes these proteins:
- a CDS encoding glycosyltransferase family 4 protein translates to MRVALVINTSWNIWNFRRGLVGALRAAGHEVLAIAPPDAYSERLESELGCRYVPIRMENKGTNPMRDLQLMRRFLTIYRRERPDVVLHFTIKPNIYGTLAARLAGVPSINNVSGLGTVFLIENLVSKVARGLYRLAFRYPQRVFFQNNDDRELFIRYGLVQAARTGLVPGSGVDLARFRPQGGVGSTPAAPFTFLMVARVLYEKGIVEYFEAARLVRAALPAGTVRLQLLGGLDEAGGVGMPRATFEQWLAEGQVEHLGTSDDVAAHLHRADCVVLPSYREGTPKTLLEAAACGKPLVTTDVPGCRETVQDGRNGYLCQVRNATDLADKLLLVARLPPVRLAALGQASRQLAEDKFDEQLVLRQYLAAVAAAGS, encoded by the coding sequence GTGCGCGTTGCCTTAGTTATTAATACCTCCTGGAATATCTGGAATTTTCGACGCGGGCTGGTGGGGGCCCTGCGCGCCGCCGGCCACGAGGTGCTGGCTATTGCGCCGCCCGATGCGTATTCGGAACGCTTAGAAAGCGAATTGGGCTGCCGCTACGTGCCCATCAGGATGGAAAACAAGGGCACTAACCCGATGCGCGACTTGCAGCTCATGCGCCGGTTCCTGACGATTTATCGGCGCGAGCGGCCCGACGTGGTGCTGCACTTCACCATCAAGCCCAACATCTACGGCACGCTGGCGGCGCGGCTGGCGGGCGTGCCCAGCATCAACAACGTGAGCGGCCTGGGCACGGTTTTTCTCATCGAAAACCTGGTGAGCAAGGTGGCACGGGGCCTCTACCGGCTGGCGTTTCGCTATCCGCAGCGGGTTTTTTTTCAGAATAACGACGACCGCGAGCTGTTCATTCGCTACGGCCTGGTGCAGGCGGCGCGCACCGGCTTGGTGCCCGGTTCGGGCGTGGATTTGGCGCGGTTCCGGCCGCAAGGGGGAGTAGGGAGTACGCCCGCCGCGCCGTTCACTTTTCTGATGGTGGCGCGGGTGCTCTATGAAAAAGGTATTGTGGAATATTTTGAGGCGGCGCGACTGGTGCGGGCGGCGCTGCCCGCCGGTACCGTGCGCCTGCAACTGCTGGGCGGCCTCGACGAAGCCGGGGGGGTAGGGATGCCTCGCGCCACCTTCGAGCAGTGGCTGGCCGAGGGCCAAGTAGAGCACCTGGGCACCTCCGACGACGTGGCGGCCCACCTGCACCGCGCCGATTGCGTGGTGCTGCCCAGCTACCGCGAGGGCACCCCCAAAACTCTGCTCGAAGCCGCCGCCTGCGGCAAGCCGCTGGTAACCACCGACGTGCCCGGCTGCCGCGAAACCGTGCAGGATGGCCGTAACGGCTACCTCTGCCAGGTGCGCAACGCCACCGACCTGGCCGATAAGCTCTTGCTCGTGGCCCGCCTACCCCCCGTCCGCCTCGCGGCCCTGGGCCAGGCCAGTCGCCAGCTGGCCGAAGACAAATTTGATGAGCAACTCGTGTTGCGGCAGTACCTGGCCGCCGTGGCGGCGGCGGGGTCCTAG
- a CDS encoding T9SS type A sorting domain-containing protein translates to MRRCLLWLLVLLGVGARAAAQTPSTAFGFQFGSVAKIVQGPDTLSQAWVGGLNTPQFSTIDLDGDGRPDLFAFDRQSARCYTFLNVAGVGGVGRRWQYAPDYEWAFPKDLESWALLRDYDCDGRADLFTYAAGGDIRVFRNVPDAQGHPSYVLVNNQLSFPLYNGYVSNLNSGSYNLPSIQDVNGDGRLDILTYDFAGSTYLQLYLNASTDACGGISSFTWVNPNNYWGELVACIDCASYQLQGAPACQAFRTEHSTGHNVLLLDLDGDGKLDLLDGRDNCPLLTRLLNKGTSSVDPLFTPAGTSSTFPPAAPVNIPVFPAPYSFDADFDGVPDLVVSSNTRNIILDRVSQRNNVWQYHNGAASTAAVPDFSLVSKGFLQNDMLDASEGAVPVFGDVDGDGLTDMLVGNQGDVVNGYYRASIYYYRNVGSAARPVFRLVTEDYLGLAAQAALTPTVGFETLRPTLADLNRDGALDLVYSVYDGTSDKIRYIMNAAPAGQALRLDPAQAGVLNLLSAPGGPVLPGALGDTPCFVDVDGDGYLDMLLGTNDISGVGGSLRYFRNQGAAAGADVANRFVLVDNDYGHLLNGNSYTPRPPYLSPAVADFDGDGQLDLLTVDGTGAVTLYPGFQKQTSPFVGRTELFYDTFAGQYEPARLGGNGIVELRFAAAAADLNHDGRPELYVGTMSGGVVSFLGRSGTPLAARPPAAAALALSLYPNPAAQAATVETAQPTRLTLYDLIGQVVLIDAAPLRTRTLDLRGLAPGVYLVRATAADGTSTSQRLAVEH, encoded by the coding sequence ATGCGTCGTTGTTTGCTCTGGTTGCTGGTATTGCTGGGGGTAGGGGCGCGGGCGGCGGCCCAAACGCCAAGCACCGCGTTTGGCTTTCAGTTTGGAAGCGTGGCCAAAATCGTGCAGGGCCCCGATACGCTGAGCCAAGCGTGGGTGGGTGGGCTCAATACGCCGCAGTTCAGCACCATCGACCTGGACGGCGACGGCCGGCCGGACCTCTTTGCCTTCGACCGGCAGTCGGCCCGCTGCTACACGTTTCTCAACGTGGCGGGGGTAGGGGGCGTGGGCCGGCGCTGGCAGTACGCGCCCGACTACGAGTGGGCTTTTCCGAAGGACCTCGAAAGTTGGGCGCTGCTGCGCGACTACGACTGCGACGGCCGCGCCGACTTATTTACCTACGCGGCGGGCGGCGACATCCGGGTGTTTCGCAACGTGCCCGATGCCCAGGGGCATCCTAGCTATGTATTGGTTAACAATCAGTTGAGCTTTCCGCTGTATAATGGCTACGTAAGTAATCTCAACAGTGGCTCGTACAACCTGCCCTCCATCCAAGATGTAAACGGCGATGGCCGGCTCGACATCCTGACCTACGACTTCGCAGGCTCGACGTATCTGCAATTGTATTTGAATGCCAGTACGGACGCCTGCGGGGGCATCAGTTCCTTCACCTGGGTCAACCCCAACAACTACTGGGGCGAGCTGGTGGCCTGCATCGATTGCGCCAGCTACCAGCTGCAGGGCGCGCCGGCCTGCCAGGCGTTTCGGACGGAGCACAGCACCGGCCACAACGTGCTGCTCCTGGACCTCGATGGCGACGGCAAGCTCGACCTGCTCGATGGCCGCGACAACTGCCCGCTGCTCACGCGCCTGCTCAATAAGGGCACTTCCAGCGTAGACCCACTCTTTACGCCGGCCGGCACCAGCAGCACCTTTCCGCCCGCCGCGCCGGTCAATATTCCCGTGTTTCCGGCCCCTTATTCCTTCGATGCCGACTTCGACGGCGTGCCCGACCTGGTAGTGAGCAGCAACACCCGCAATATTATCCTGGACCGGGTGAGCCAACGCAACAACGTCTGGCAGTACCACAACGGGGCGGCCAGCACCGCGGCCGTGCCCGATTTTAGCCTGGTGAGCAAGGGCTTTTTACAAAATGACATGCTCGATGCCAGCGAGGGCGCGGTGCCGGTTTTCGGCGACGTGGACGGCGACGGGCTCACGGATATGCTGGTGGGTAACCAGGGCGATGTGGTGAACGGCTACTACCGCGCCAGTATTTACTACTACCGCAACGTGGGCAGCGCCGCCCGCCCCGTGTTCCGGCTCGTGACCGAAGACTACCTGGGCCTGGCCGCCCAGGCCGCGCTTACCCCCACCGTGGGCTTCGAGACGCTGCGCCCGACGCTGGCCGACCTCAACCGCGACGGGGCGCTGGACCTGGTGTATTCGGTGTACGATGGTACAAGTGATAAAATTCGCTACATTATGAACGCGGCCCCGGCTGGCCAGGCCCTGCGCCTCGACCCGGCCCAGGCCGGCGTGCTTAACCTGCTGAGCGCGCCGGGCGGGCCAGTGCTGCCCGGCGCGCTCGGCGATACGCCATGCTTCGTGGACGTGGACGGCGATGGCTACCTCGATATGCTGCTTGGTACCAACGATATAAGCGGAGTTGGTGGCAGCCTGCGCTACTTCCGCAACCAGGGCGCGGCGGCCGGCGCGGACGTGGCCAATCGCTTTGTGCTGGTCGATAACGACTACGGCCACCTACTGAACGGCAACAGCTACACGCCCCGCCCGCCCTACCTAAGCCCGGCCGTAGCCGACTTCGACGGCGATGGCCAGCTCGATTTGCTGACCGTGGACGGCACGGGCGCGGTGACGCTCTACCCCGGCTTTCAAAAGCAGACCAGCCCGTTCGTGGGTCGTACCGAGCTGTTTTACGACACCTTCGCCGGGCAGTACGAGCCGGCGCGGCTGGGGGGCAACGGTATCGTGGAGCTGCGCTTTGCCGCTGCCGCCGCCGACCTCAACCACGATGGTCGCCCCGAGCTGTACGTGGGCACGATGAGCGGCGGCGTGGTGAGCTTCCTGGGCCGCAGCGGTACTCCCCTGGCGGCCCGGCCGCCGGCCGCCGCCGCGCTGGCTCTCAGTCTCTACCCCAACCCCGCCGCCCAGGCCGCCACCGTCGAAACCGCTCAGCCCACCCGCCTCACGCTCTACGACCTCATTGGCCAGGTGGTGCTCATCGACGCCGCCCCGCTGCGTACCCGCACCCTCGACCTGCGCGGCCTGGCTCCCGGCGTGTACCTCGTGCGCGCCACCGCCGCCGACGGCACCAGCACCAGCCAGCGCCTGGCCGTGGAGCATTGA
- a CDS encoding amidohydrolase, which yields MNDLTVSLVQTTIHWHDPAANRELLASLLTSALTGPGLTDLIILPEMFSTGFSMEAETQAEMYPGPTLAWMQEQAARYEAVVTGSVLLRADGHYRNRLLWVRPDGTHSCYDKRHLFRAAGEHEVYTRGEQPLLEEWRGWRIKPLICYDLRFPVWSRNRRDAPYDLLLYVANWPQPRVEIWRALLRARAIENQAYVAGVNRLGSDGAGQDYNGQSSLLDMQGDYLAQAGNLQTVLTHTLQATSLRELRERTPVMLDADDFNLLSC from the coding sequence ATGAATGATTTAACTGTATCCTTAGTCCAAACTACTATTCACTGGCACGACCCGGCCGCTAACCGCGAGCTACTAGCCAGCCTGCTGACCTCGGCCCTGACGGGGCCCGGCCTCACGGACCTCATCATTCTGCCCGAGATGTTCAGCACCGGCTTTAGCATGGAGGCGGAAACCCAGGCGGAAATGTACCCCGGCCCCACCCTGGCCTGGATGCAGGAGCAGGCCGCGCGCTACGAGGCCGTGGTGACGGGCAGCGTGCTGCTGCGGGCTGATGGGCACTACCGCAACCGCTTGCTGTGGGTGCGCCCCGATGGCACGCACAGCTGCTACGACAAGCGCCACCTATTTCGGGCGGCCGGCGAGCACGAGGTGTACACGCGCGGCGAGCAGCCACTGCTGGAAGAGTGGCGCGGCTGGCGCATCAAGCCGCTCATCTGCTACGACCTGCGCTTTCCGGTGTGGAGCCGCAACCGGCGCGACGCGCCCTACGACCTGCTGCTGTACGTGGCCAACTGGCCCCAGCCCCGCGTTGAAATCTGGCGGGCGCTGCTACGGGCCCGCGCCATCGAAAACCAGGCCTACGTGGCCGGCGTCAATCGCCTGGGCTCCGACGGGGCCGGGCAGGATTACAACGGCCAGTCATCTTTGCTCGATATGCAGGGCGACTACCTGGCCCAGGCCGGCAACCTCCAAACCGTGCTCACCCACACGCTGCAAGCTACCTCCCTGCGCGAGCTGCGCGAGCGCACCCCGGTCATGCTCGACGCGGATGACTTTAATCTGTTAAGCTGCTAG
- a CDS encoding methionine aminotransferase, giving the protein MLSSKLPDVGVSIFSQMTLLAQETGALNLAQGFPDYDPPLALREALARHALAAGSHQYAPMPGLPRLRQAIAAQVGRLQPDAPAPDADLEVTITAGATEALYGVLAAVVRPGDEVIILEPAYDLYGPAVRLQGGVPRYVRLPAPHFRPDWAAVRAALSERTRLLLINSPHNPSGAVFSAADWDELADLTAGTDILVLSDEVYEHLVFERVGPRSARQHPALRARCFVLSSFGKTYHATGWKVGYCLAPPALSAELRRVHQFVTFSVSTPTQHALADALETDPTDAHARGLATFYQAKRDAFTAGLAGSGWALLPVPGGYFQLAGYAAFSQKSDRAFAEELARTWGVAVVPVSAFYHDGYDAGLVRFCFAKNDETLRAATGRLAQAPLPVAAKAST; this is encoded by the coding sequence ATGCTTTCTTCCAAGCTGCCCGACGTGGGCGTGAGTATTTTCAGCCAGATGACGCTGCTGGCCCAGGAAACGGGCGCGCTAAACCTGGCCCAAGGCTTCCCCGACTACGACCCGCCGCTGGCCCTGCGCGAGGCGCTGGCCCGGCACGCGCTGGCGGCCGGCAGCCACCAGTACGCGCCCATGCCGGGCTTGCCGCGCCTGCGCCAAGCCATTGCGGCGCAGGTGGGCCGCCTGCAGCCCGACGCGCCCGCGCCCGACGCGGACCTGGAAGTAACCATCACGGCCGGGGCCACCGAGGCGCTGTACGGGGTATTGGCGGCCGTGGTGCGCCCCGGCGACGAGGTGATAATCCTGGAGCCGGCCTACGACCTCTACGGGCCGGCCGTGCGGCTACAGGGCGGCGTGCCGCGCTACGTGCGCCTGCCGGCCCCGCACTTTCGGCCCGACTGGGCGGCGGTGCGGGCGGCCCTGAGCGAGCGCACCCGGCTCCTCCTCATCAACTCGCCGCATAATCCCAGCGGGGCCGTGTTTAGCGCGGCCGACTGGGACGAACTGGCCGACCTCACGGCGGGCACCGACATCCTGGTTTTGTCCGATGAAGTGTATGAGCACCTGGTATTTGAGAGGGTAGGGCCGCGCAGCGCGCGCCAGCACCCGGCGCTGCGGGCGCGCTGCTTCGTGCTCTCCTCGTTTGGTAAAACATACCATGCTACCGGCTGGAAGGTGGGCTACTGCCTGGCCCCGCCCGCCCTGAGCGCGGAGCTGCGGCGGGTGCACCAGTTCGTGACGTTTTCGGTGAGCACGCCGACCCAGCACGCGCTGGCCGATGCGCTCGAAACCGACCCCACCGATGCCCACGCCCGCGGGCTGGCCACCTTTTACCAGGCCAAGCGCGATGCCTTCACGGCCGGGCTGGCGGGCAGCGGCTGGGCGCTGCTGCCGGTGCCGGGCGGCTACTTTCAGCTGGCCGGCTACGCGGCTTTTTCGCAGAAAAGCGACCGGGCCTTTGCCGAGGAGCTGGCCCGCACCTGGGGGGTAGCGGTGGTGCCGGTATCGGCCTTCTACCACGATGGCTACGATGCAGGGCTGGTGCGCTTTTGCTTCGCCAAAAACGACGAGACGCTGCGGGCGGCCACCGGGCGGCTGGCCCAGGCTCCACTCCCGGTTGCAGCTAAAGCCTCCACATGA
- a CDS encoding amidohydrolase family protein — MKLIAIEEHFLTSIIRAAWAASAIGQEGTASFDRGELEERLDDLGPQRLALMDEGGVDVQVLSVTTPALHNLEPAQSVTLARQTNDLVAATIARYPTRFQGFATLPTASPAHVAPELERSVRQLGFAGAMLCGRTRDKNLDHPDFRPLFKTAATLGVPLFIHPQIPQRAVREAYYSGFGDAVDTAFATFALGWHYEAGIQFVRLLLAGVFDDYPTLQIILGHWGEVVLFYLERLKSLARVATLQRPIADYVRQNLYVTPSGMWSQEYLQRTLALVGPERLLFSTDYPYQYKPGGQGRSFLQETSLSAEEKELFAHGNWERLTQPTKH, encoded by the coding sequence ATGAAGCTGATTGCCATTGAGGAGCATTTTCTGACCAGTATTATTCGGGCGGCGTGGGCCGCTTCTGCAATTGGGCAGGAGGGCACCGCTAGCTTTGACCGAGGCGAGCTAGAAGAGCGGCTCGATGACCTGGGCCCGCAACGGCTAGCCCTAATGGACGAGGGCGGCGTGGATGTGCAGGTGCTCTCGGTGACCACGCCGGCCTTGCACAATCTGGAGCCGGCGCAAAGCGTAACGCTGGCCCGTCAGACCAACGACCTGGTAGCCGCCACCATTGCCAGGTATCCTACCCGATTTCAGGGGTTTGCCACGCTGCCCACTGCTTCTCCAGCGCACGTGGCACCAGAATTGGAGCGTAGCGTTCGGCAGCTGGGGTTCGCGGGCGCGATGCTCTGCGGGCGCACCCGCGACAAAAACCTGGACCACCCGGATTTCCGGCCCTTGTTTAAAACGGCGGCCACGCTGGGGGTACCACTGTTTATTCATCCGCAGATTCCGCAGCGGGCCGTGCGGGAGGCGTATTATTCAGGCTTTGGCGACGCGGTTGATACGGCCTTTGCCACGTTCGCGCTGGGCTGGCACTACGAGGCCGGCATTCAGTTCGTGCGTTTGCTGCTGGCCGGCGTGTTCGATGACTACCCGACCCTGCAAATCATCCTTGGCCATTGGGGCGAGGTCGTGCTCTTTTACCTGGAACGGTTGAAGTCGCTGGCGCGGGTAGCCACCCTGCAACGGCCCATTGCCGATTACGTGCGGCAGAATCTCTACGTGACCCCTAGCGGCATGTGGAGCCAGGAGTACCTGCAACGCACCCTGGCACTGGTAGGCCCCGAACGCCTGCTATTTTCAACTGACTACCCCTACCAGTACAAGCCGGGGGGCCAAGGCCGCTCATTCCTGCAAGAAACGTCCCTTTCAGCCGAAGAGAAGGAGCTGTTCGCGCATGGCAACTGGGAGCGCCTAACTCAGCCTACCAAGCACTAG
- the rfbC gene encoding dTDP-4-dehydrorhamnose 3,5-epimerase, producing the protein MQVITHPLPGLLEFQPRIFGDPRGAFFESFSARTMEGLGLPRHHWVQDNQSVSKAGTLRGLHFQRPPHAQAKLVRVAQGRALDVVVDLRHRSPTFGQHALVELTATLGNVLYVPEGFAHGFVALEDETLFLYKCSDYYAPATEGGLRWDDPALGINWQLPGEALVSDKDAILPTLKELDNPF; encoded by the coding sequence ATGCAAGTTATTACCCACCCGCTGCCAGGTTTGCTGGAGTTCCAACCCCGCATTTTTGGCGACCCGCGGGGCGCGTTTTTTGAGTCGTTCAGCGCCCGCACAATGGAGGGGCTGGGGCTGCCGCGCCACCACTGGGTGCAGGATAACCAAAGCGTTTCTAAGGCCGGCACGCTGCGCGGGCTGCACTTCCAGCGCCCGCCCCACGCCCAGGCCAAGCTGGTGCGCGTGGCCCAGGGCCGCGCCCTCGACGTGGTGGTGGACCTGCGCCACCGCTCGCCCACCTTCGGCCAGCACGCGCTGGTGGAGCTGACCGCCACGCTGGGCAACGTGCTCTACGTGCCCGAAGGCTTCGCCCACGGCTTCGTGGCGCTCGAAGACGAGACGCTCTTTCTCTACAAGTGCTCGGACTACTACGCCCCCGCCACCGAGGGTGGCCTGCGTTGGGACGACCCCGCTCTGGGCATCAACTGGCAGCTGCCCGGCGAGGCGCTAGTATCGGATAAGGATGCTATTCTGCCTACGCTCAAGGAGTTAGACAACCCATTTTAA
- a CDS encoding helix-turn-helix domain-containing protein — MKPKSLEELYLNLAPGAGGGLLPGPAREVGHFNVFNVADLMLAGRDRPPMTFDRRSFYKISLIRGRSRIEYADQVVEVAGPTLWFASHRVPYRWQPQDEAQSGYFCVFTAEFLLPAKGGVGLEELAVFQPGGCPLVLLTDAQFAALEVIFEKMNQEITSDYIHKYDLLRAYLLELIHAGQKLQPAPAAAPAHHAAARLAARFADLLERQFPLETPQQRLRLRTAQDYAGQLAVHVNHLNRVLKETTGLTTTALLASRVAQEAKMLLKHTSWSVSEIADSLGFADAAHFCNFFKRQTRLVPGAFRE; from the coding sequence ATGAAGCCAAAGTCGCTCGAAGAGCTGTACTTGAACCTAGCACCCGGTGCCGGCGGGGGGCTACTACCCGGCCCAGCGCGCGAAGTTGGGCATTTCAACGTTTTTAACGTGGCGGACCTGATGCTGGCTGGTCGCGACCGGCCGCCGATGACCTTCGACCGGCGGTCGTTCTATAAAATCAGCCTGATTCGGGGGCGCAGCCGGATAGAGTACGCCGACCAGGTGGTGGAGGTAGCCGGGCCGACGCTCTGGTTTGCTTCGCACCGCGTGCCCTACCGCTGGCAGCCGCAGGACGAGGCCCAAAGCGGCTACTTCTGCGTTTTCACCGCCGAGTTTCTATTGCCCGCCAAGGGGGGGGTAGGGCTGGAGGAGCTAGCAGTTTTTCAGCCGGGCGGCTGCCCGCTTGTACTGCTGACGGATGCCCAGTTTGCGGCCCTGGAAGTCATTTTTGAGAAAATGAACCAGGAAATCACCTCCGATTACATCCACAAATACGACCTGCTGCGCGCCTACCTGCTGGAATTGATTCATGCCGGGCAGAAGCTCCAGCCGGCCCCGGCCGCGGCTCCCGCCCACCATGCGGCGGCCCGGCTGGCCGCCCGCTTCGCCGACCTGCTGGAGCGGCAGTTTCCGCTCGAAACGCCGCAGCAGCGCCTGCGCCTGCGCACGGCCCAGGACTACGCCGGCCAGCTGGCCGTGCACGTCAACCACCTCAACCGCGTGCTGAAGGAAACCACCGGCCTCACCACCACCGCGCTGCTGGCCAGCCGCGTGGCCCAGGAAGCTAAAATGCTGCTCAAGCACACCAGTTGGAGCGTCTCGGAAATCGCCGATAGTCTGGGCTTTGCCGACGCGGCCCACTTCTGCAATTTCTTTAAGCGGCAAACCAGGCTGGTGCCGGGCGCTTTTCGGGAGTAG
- a CDS encoding SDR family oxidoreductase, whose product MRVFVTGATGFIGSAVVQELLGAGHQVLGLSRSDKGNQALTAAGAEVHRGSLDDLDSLRSGAAAADGVIHLAFIHDFSQYAAAGETDRRAIEAMGEALAGTNKPLVVTSGLAGLASGRLATEADTPASMGRVSEPTALAQVARGVRATVVRLAPSVHDDGDYGFVPALINIAREKGAAAYIGDGQNRWPAVHRLDAARLFRLALERGVAGGRYHGAADEGIPMRDLAAVIGRHLNVPVLTKSPEEAAEHFGWMALFAGLDMPATSARTQQELGWQPTHKGLLADLEEGSYFGK is encoded by the coding sequence ATGCGGGTTTTCGTAACCGGTGCCACGGGCTTTATCGGCTCGGCCGTGGTGCAAGAATTACTCGGCGCGGGCCACCAGGTGCTCGGCCTTTCGCGCTCCGACAAAGGCAACCAAGCCCTGACCGCCGCCGGGGCTGAGGTGCACCGCGGCTCACTCGACGACCTCGACAGCCTGCGTAGCGGTGCGGCCGCGGCGGATGGCGTTATTCACCTGGCTTTTATCCACGACTTTTCGCAGTACGCCGCCGCCGGCGAAACCGACCGGCGCGCCATCGAGGCAATGGGTGAGGCGCTGGCCGGCACCAACAAGCCGCTCGTGGTAACGTCCGGGCTGGCGGGCCTGGCCAGTGGCCGCCTCGCCACCGAAGCCGACACGCCCGCTTCGATGGGCCGCGTTTCGGAGCCCACGGCGCTGGCGCAGGTAGCACGAGGCGTGCGGGCCACGGTAGTGCGCCTGGCTCCTTCGGTGCATGACGATGGCGACTACGGCTTCGTGCCGGCCCTCATCAACATTGCCCGCGAGAAGGGCGCGGCGGCCTACATCGGCGACGGCCAGAACCGCTGGCCGGCCGTGCACCGGCTCGACGCGGCCCGGCTCTTCCGGCTGGCGCTGGAGCGGGGCGTAGCCGGCGGCCGCTACCACGGCGCGGCCGACGAGGGCATCCCGATGCGCGACCTCGCGGCCGTTATCGGCCGCCACTTGAACGTGCCGGTCCTCACTAAATCGCCCGAAGAGGCCGCCGAGCACTTCGGTTGGATGGCGCTTTTCGCGGGCCTGGACATGCCGGCTACCAGTGCCCGCACGCAGCAGGAGCTGGGCTGGCAGCCCACCCACAAGGGCCTGCTGGCTGATTTGGAAGAGGGCAGCTATTTTGGCAAATAG
- a CDS encoding UDP-N-acetylmuramoyl-tripeptide--D-alanyl-D-alanine ligase, whose translation MLLYDHYLAARSQVSTDSRQPQPGTLFFALNGPSFRGADFAPGALAKGARHAVVDDESLAARDPARYTYAPDPLAALQALARAHRRHFRGPVLAITGSNGKTTTKELLAAVLREKYNVLATSGNLNNHIGVPLTLLGLRPAEHELAIIEMGANHQGEIASYCQWAEPTHGLITNIGKAHLEGFGGEEGIAKGKGELFDYLAQHQGVAFVNTLDARLPGLAAAVPTRITYPGPADAYPTTLLGADPALRLRLGSGPEVMAQLTGEYNFPNMAAAAAVGAFFAVPAARIAAALAAYNPQNNRSQLVRSARGNDLMLDAYNANPSSMAAALRSFAARPVAAGQGRVAILGDMLELGESATTEHATIGKLLADLQLSTALLIGPLMQAAAAAYPPARHFPDKAAAAAWLAEHELTEQLILLKGSRGMGLETLVEFV comes from the coding sequence ATGCTTCTCTACGACCACTACCTCGCCGCACGGAGCCAGGTGAGCACCGACTCGCGGCAGCCGCAGCCCGGCACGTTGTTTTTTGCTCTCAACGGCCCCAGCTTTCGCGGGGCCGATTTTGCGCCCGGCGCGCTGGCCAAAGGGGCCCGCCACGCCGTGGTGGACGATGAAAGCCTAGCCGCCCGCGACCCCGCCCGCTACACCTATGCCCCCGACCCGCTGGCCGCCCTGCAAGCCCTGGCGCGGGCGCACCGCCGCCATTTCCGCGGCCCCGTGCTGGCCATCACCGGCTCCAACGGCAAAACCACCACCAAGGAGCTGCTGGCCGCCGTACTGCGCGAGAAATATAACGTGCTGGCTACCAGTGGCAATCTCAACAACCACATCGGCGTGCCGCTGACGCTGCTAGGCCTGCGACCGGCCGAGCACGAGCTGGCCATTATTGAGATGGGGGCCAACCACCAGGGCGAAATTGCCAGCTACTGCCAGTGGGCCGAGCCTACCCACGGCCTCATCACCAACATCGGCAAGGCGCACCTCGAAGGCTTTGGCGGCGAGGAAGGCATTGCCAAGGGGAAGGGCGAATTGTTTGATTACCTGGCGCAACACCAGGGGGTAGCGTTCGTGAATACCCTCGATGCCCGGCTGCCGGGCTTGGCCGCCGCCGTGCCCACGCGCATTACCTACCCCGGCCCGGCCGACGCCTACCCTACCACATTGCTCGGGGCCGACCCGGCGCTACGCCTGCGCCTCGGCAGCGGCCCCGAAGTAATGGCCCAACTCACCGGCGAGTATAATTTCCCTAATATGGCCGCCGCCGCCGCCGTAGGGGCTTTTTTTGCGGTGCCCGCCGCCCGCATTGCCGCCGCCCTGGCCGCCTACAATCCGCAGAACAACCGCTCGCAGCTCGTGCGCAGCGCCCGCGGCAACGACCTGATGCTGGATGCCTATAACGCCAACCCCAGCAGCATGGCCGCCGCCCTGCGCAGCTTCGCCGCCCGGCCGGTAGCGGCCGGGCAGGGTAGGGTAGCCATCCTGGGCGACATGTTGGAGCTGGGCGAGAGTGCTACCACCGAGCACGCGACCATTGGCAAGTTATTAGCTGACTTACAGCTTTCTACTGCCCTACTCATCGGCCCATTAATGCAGGCCGCTGCTGCGGCCTACCCCCCTGCCCGGCACTTCCCCGACAAAGCCGCCGCCGCTGCCTGGCTGGCTGAGCATGAGTTGACCGAGCAGCTTATCCTGCTCAAAGGCTCGCGCGGCATGGGTTTGGAGACGCTGGTGGAGTTCGTTTAG